The Dyadobacter sp. 676 DNA window ACAATGCGCATGCGATGCCGGAAATGCGACGTTTTTTTTACAAACTCACAGAACTGAAAAACCCGGTACCGGTAATTATCCGACGGAGCTACAAAACGGACCTGGGCGATAAACTGACCTTGTATTCCGCAACCGACATCGGTGGTTTGCTGGTGGACGGTTTCGGTGACGGAACGCTGCTTTCACCCGAATTTGCGGAAAATACAGGGCATTCCGACAAATTGAAAGCGGCTGCTTCCTATAACAGCATTGCATTCGGCATTTTGCAGGCGGCGAGGACGCGGATGTCCAAAACGGAATACATTTCCTGCCCTTCCTGCGGCCGCACGCTGTTCGATTTGCAGGAGACGACGGCCATGATCCGCAAACATACGGAGCATCTGAAAGGGGTCAAAATCGGCATTATGGGCTGCATTGTGAACGGCCCCGGCGAAATGGCCGACGCCGATTATGGCTACGTGGGCATGGGCAAGGACAAAATTGCGCTATACCGCGGACAGGAAGTGATCAAGCGATCGGTGCATTCATCGAAGGCGGTGGAAGAGCTGATCGAGCTGATCCGGGAGGACGGCCGGTGGATTGAACCGGAGGAACGTGAAATTCTGGCATAACAACTGCAATGAAAAGATACTTTCAACTGGGCGAGGTATTTTCCTACTTCATCCGCGTTTTTAAAAAACGCGACCCGAATAACCCCGATTCGTTCAATTTACGCATGATGCACGGGATCAACCGCATTTCCATCATCATGTTCCTGATCTGTGTCATTATCATGATCGTCAGAGCCTTAACACGATGAACCTGGAAACACTGCGCGACTATTGCCTGAAATTACCCGGCGTAACGGAAGAGCTGCCATTCGGTCCGGATACGCTGGTTTTCAAAGTGATGGGAAAGGTGTTCCTGCTCACACCACTGGATACGCCCCAGCATCAGTTCAATGCGAAATGCGATCCTGAGAAGGCGGAAGAGCTGAGGGAAAAATATCCCGACGTACGGCCTGGATATCATATGAATAAAAAGCACTGGAATACGGTGTATGTCACCGGCAGTATTCCGAGCGACGAGCTTTTCAGCTGGGTAAAGGATTCATACGATCTGGTCGTGGCGAGCTTGCCGAAGAAAACGCGGGAGGAGGGATCAAGCAGAAAATCTGGGGGGAGATTAAGCATAAAGTTTGGTAAGCCTGAATAGGAAGAATGGAATATCCCTCACACCTCTGGATGAGGATCTAAAAGCCTTGATCTTCGCATTGAATGACTCTGCCGAAGCGTTGGTACTCCTGTTATTGAAGAAATTAAGGATGTCCAGATAATGCGTTTGAATAGATCGGGCAACGGTTTTAAAGGAATCTAAGCCGCAATTTTCAACTGCATTGTACCACAATGCCAGTCTTTTAAACGCCTGCTCTTTGGACTTGCAAACCCGAAAAACGGTTCCTAAGCCTGTTGCGAGCGTGTAAGCCTGGGCGATTAGTGGGTAACGCTCGAAAAGCAGCCTGGAACGATGAACCTGTGAAGGTGTCCACTTGTCATGGTGCTTGAAAAGCAAATATCTACTCCTGACAAGCAGCTGTTTTAAGGTATCTCCGTTGGCAAGAATTTCCGGCTGGTAAACCAAACCAGATTGCCTGCCAGCTTCAATAGCCTGATTTTCTTGATCCAGGGCTTGCCAACGATGTTGTATCCTGATTTCCTGAACTGCATCAAAGGCAAGTTTTTGCACATGAAAGCGGTCGATGACCTTCAGAGCTTTTGGAAAACATCGACTGACAATCAACCCCATGTTAGCGGCCATATCCAGCGTTACTTCCCGTACTTTACCTCGAATACCTTTCGGAATCTTTCTCAAAACCTCGATGACCAAGCTAGCTTGCGTGCCTTTGACCATAGCCACCAATGAGCCTTTTCTGCCTCTGGCTGCTTTGTTAGTCACAATTGTATAGAGCTCACCGTTGGAAAGAGAGGTTTCGTCAATGCTTAAATACGGGCCGGTGTTCTCAGGGTACAACAACCAGTCAGCAGCATGCTCGCGTTGATCCCAATCTTTGTAGTCGCTTATATGGTCTTTATACTGTTGTTGAAGCTGTTTGCCGTCCAGATGAAAGTATTTCCCTAATTGTGAGCAGCTAACAGGATTATTATCAATACATTGTTTTTAAAAAATCAGCGAACTCTTTAGTCATCCGAGTTCCCTGTTGCACCACATTCCAATCCCTGCTGATAATTTCGCCAGTGTCCTTGACTTCCCAGCGTCGACGCTTGATACAGAGCGTAACTTTTTGATTACGAATAGGAAAGTCCTGAATGTAAATCTCAGGTAAATAACCTTTGGATTCTAATTTTTGATCCTTGTATTCGGAAGGAGGAAGATTTTTCTCTTCCAAGTAAATATGCAGACCAGTGAGGCCTTCGACGATTTTGGAAAGCTCGAAATAATCGAGGATACCCTCTGGTAACAGGAAGCGGACTAGGGCTAAATAGGACTCTTGCAATGTATTCAATGTTGATTCATTGCAAAACAACTACTTTTTTCACCGCTCCCCAAGTTTTCGGACTGATCCGGGAGGAGCTGGAAGCAGCTGGCTGAGACGTTTTATCGCGGTACCCAACAGGATGTTCCGGTGCTCTGCACCTTTTGCATTCTAATCGGTTATTATTGTCTACAAGTATTACGGCGCTCTGCGCCTTGGCGATTTTCCAGGGTGCAACTCACCGCAATATTTGTAGCATTGGCAACAAACCGCCCGTCAGGTGCAGCGCACCGTAATATTTGTAGCATTGTTAACAAACCCATCCGTCAGGTGCAGCGCACCGTAATATTTGTAGCATTAGCAACAAAACCGTCCGCCAGGTGCAGCGCGCCGCAATATTTGTAGCATTGGCAACAAAACCGCCCGTCAGGTACAGCCCACCGTAATATTCGTAGCATTAGCAACAAAACCGTCCGCCAGGTGCAGCGCACCGCAATATTTGTAGCATTGGCAACAAAACCGCCTGTCAGGTGCAGCGCACCGTAATATTTGTAGCATTAGCAACAAAACCGTCCGCCAGGTGCAGCGCGCCGCAATATTTGTAGCATTGGCAACAAAACCGCCCGTCAGGTACAGCCCACCGTAATATTCGTAGCATTAGCAACAAAACCGTCCGCCAGGTGCAGCGCACCGCAATATTTGTAGCATTGGCAACAAAACCGCCCGTCAGGTACAGCCCACCGTAATATTCGTAGCATTAGCAACAAAACCGTCCGCCAGGTGCAGCGCACCGCAATATTTGTAGCATTGGCAACAAAACCGCCCGTCAGGTGCAGCGCACCGTAATATTTGTAGCATTGTTAACAAACCCATCCGTCAGGTGCGGCGCACCGTAATATTTGTAGCATTGTTAACAAACCCATCCGTCAGGTGCAGCGCACCGTAATATTTGTAGCATTGGCAACAAAACCCATCCGGCAGGTGCAGCGCACCGTAATATTCGTAGCATTAGCAACAAAACCGTCCGCCAGGTACAGCCCACCGTATATTCGTAGCATTAGCAACAAAACCGTCCGCCAGGTGCAACTCACCGCAATATTTGTAACATTGGCAACAAAACCGCCCGTCAGGTGCAGCGCACCGTAATATTTGTAGCACAACGGTGCATTATTTCGCCGCCTTCATTTCTTCATCCAGACGCTTGCTCAGCGTATCGCAAACACCTTCGATCATATCGGCCATGCCCCGGTCGTTGGTGGCAGTCAGCAATGTATCCGCGATACCGCTCATGAGTTCAATGTAAAATCGCTTCATATCAAAAACTTCCATATCCTTCGTCCAGAGGTCGATTTTCAGCGTCCCTTTATGGTAGTGGTCCCAAACGCCGATGGCGATCGCACGGGTGTCGTTGATACCCTCGTTGGGGTTATCGGTAGCATCCCAAAAAATCTTCTCGGGTATATTCTTATCGTCTAGTTCAACCGTGAAATGGATTTCTGATTTTTTCATATTGAGGTGTTAATTTTTACAAAAGTAAGCATTTGAGCCAGACGAGCGGTCCCGACAGCTCGCGTTAACCCTACTTGCCTGCCTGACTAAACACTTTTTTGAGCAAATCAGTCACCCGGGCACCCGGATTCTCCCGGATTTTCTTTTCCTCTTGCGCGATGAGCACGTACAGTCCGTCGATCGTCTTCTGGGTCGCGTACTCTTTCAAGTTGGGATTGACTTTTTTTACCAGCGGGAGCTGGTTGTAGGTGTTCACGATATCGGCATAATAGTGCGTTGCCTTATTGAGGTTCAACGTGCTGTCCACCACAGGGAAGAATGTCTTGAAAAGCTCGTCGTTGGTCGATTTCTTCAAATATTGGGTAGCAGCGTCGTCGGGCCCTTTCAGAATGCCCAATGCATCGGGGACGGTCATGGACGTGATGGCTTTGAAGAAAATCGGTTTCGACTTCTTGGCGGCGTCCTCGGCGGCGCGGTTGAGCGACAGGGTAAATTTATCGACCTGTTCCCCGAGTCCCATTTTCCGCAATGTCTCCGCTACCTTCTGAGCCTCGGGCGGTACCGCGATTTTGATCAGTTCATTTTTAAAGAAACCGTCCACCTTCGAAGCCGATTCGGAGCCGTTCGTGATGCCTACGTTCAACGCTTCTTTAAGTCCCTGAACGATCTCGTTTTCACTGAGCCCGCCACTTTTGCCCCCCACCTTCTCCAACACCTTTCCGAGATTGAACTGCGCCTTTGAAGTGTGCGCAAAAATGAGCCAAAACAGCGTTAATGAAAGGATTTTGTATTTCATTACAATAGAGTTTGTTAATATTTCACTACGGTTCAAACGTACTCAATAACGATTAATTTTACTTATTTTTGGGAAAATAACGGTCCCCTTTAACCTGTTTCGAACCTATGATTTCCTCTGCCAGAGCTGAAATAATCACGATCGGTGACGAGATACTTTTCGGCCAAATCGTCGATACAAACACCCAATGGATTGGCGCTCAGCTCACTGATATCGGGATCCGTCCGGTGCGGAAAACGTCGGTCGGCGACAACAGGCAGGACATCCTCGACGCATTCGCACAAGCCAGCCGGCGGGCTGATATCGTGATCGTCACAGGCGGCCTGGGCCCCACGCGCGACGACATTACGAAGCATACTTTCTGCGAATATTTCGGTACCGAACTCGAAATCAACCAGGACGCGCTCGCGCTCGTTACGGAATTTTTCGCAAAACGCGGCCGCGCCATGACCGAGCTGAACATCCAGCAGGCGGCGCTCCCCAAAAATTGTACCTACATTCCCAACCTGTGGGGAACCGCTCCCGGCATGTGGTTCGAAAAAGACGGGGTCATTTACGTGTCGCTGCCCGGCGTGCCCTACGAAATGAAAAACCTGATGGAGTTCGAAATCCTGCCGAGGCTTAAAGCGCGGTTTTCGATCCACATTATTCAACATAAATCCATCCGAACGATCGGCATTGGTGAATCCTTTCTGGCGGAAAAAATCTCGGCATGGGAAGATGCCCTGCCTGGACATATCAAGCTGGCCTATCTGCCGCATTTCGGGCAGGTGAAGCTGCGGCTGACCGGCACCGGAACCGACCCGGCCGTTTTGGACAGAGAGCTGAACGAGCAGGTTGCATTGGCGCTCCCGCTGATCGGCGACTATGTTTTCGGCTACGATTCCGACGAGCTGGAAACCGTCGTCGGCACGTTACTGATGCAAAACAATGCCACCGTGGGAACCGCAGAAAGCTGCACCGGTGGCTACGTTGCCAACCAGATCACGAGTGTTCCGGGTTCATCGCGCTATTTCGAAGGCTCGGTGGTAAGTTACAGCAATGCGCTGAAAATAAACCTGCTCGGTGTATCAGCAGAGACGCTCGAAGCTTACGGTGCCGTGAGCGAGCAAACCGCCCGCGAAATGGCCGAAGGGGCCCGCCGCGTGCTGAATACCACCTTTGCCCTCTCGACCACCGGCATCGCAGGCCCCGACGGCGGTACGCCGGAAAAGCCGGTAGGCACCGTGTGGATCGCCTGCGCCACGCCCGACGAGACGTTCACACAACTGCTCACATTAAGAAACAACAGAAAAATCAATATAGAACTAACCTGCTCCTATGCCCTTAATCTGCTGAGAAAAACCATTTTAAAAACATCGCTCGCGGTAAAAGGATAAATGAAGATCAGAACCGGTGGGGTAACAAAAGCATGTTTTCCTTACCTTCGAAAAAAGAGGATTATGAAAATAATTGAAATGGTAATGCCTCCGATGGGGGAAAGCATCATGGAATGCACTGTGCTTCACCTGCTTGCGGAAGAAGGTGCGAAGGTGCGTGTCGATGACTCCATCCTGGAAGTTGCTACCGATAAAGTTGATACCGAAGTCCCCTGTCCTTATGAGGGAACACTTACGAAATGGCTTGTAAAAGTCGATGACGTGGTGCCGATCGGCAGCGCGGTGGCGCAGATTGAAGTAGCGGACGACGTTGTAGCGCTCGAAGCTCCTCCGCTGGTACCCGTGGAAGAAGAAGCAGACGTTGCCGCAACGGCCGCATTGCTCGAAAAAGATTTCCGGGCGGCCGTAAGCAGAGCGCCTGAACCGGCTTACGAATACGCACCGGCGGATACCGCTGTCAATTCTTTCTATTCGCCGCTAGTCCTCAGCATCGCGCGCGAGGAGCAGATCCCGGTTGACGAGTTGAAAATTATCAAAGGAACGGGCCTGGAAAACCGGGTTACCAAGGACGATATTCTTTCCTATGTGGAGCACCGCCGGAAGAAAGGTGCTCCCTCTGCCCCCGCCACCTCGTTGAATGGCAGTACGGAGATCATTGAAATGGACCGGATGCGGAAGATGATTTCGCAGCGGATGGTCGAGTCGAAGCGGATTTCGGCCCACGTTACTTCGTTCATTGAAACGGATATGACGCCGGTAGTGAACTGGCGGGAGCATGTGAAGGCCGAATACCGCAAAAAGACCGGAGACAGCATTACATTCACGCCGATCCTGATCGAAGCCGTTGCAAAGGCCATCAGGGATTACCCGCTGATCAATATTTCGGTGGAAGGCGACAAGATTGTCAAGAAAAAGGACATTAACATAGGAATGGCCGTAGCATTGCCGGATGGTAACCTGATCGTTCCGGTAATCCACAATGCCGACCACTATGATCTGCCCGGTCTGGCCCGCAAAGTGAACGACCTCGCAAGGCGTGCGCGGGAGAACAAGCTGAAAGCGGACGATCTCGCCGGCGGCACCTACACCGTTTCCAATATCGGCGCGTTCTCGAATTTAATGGGGACACCTATTATCGTACAACCGCAAGTGGCGATCATGGCGTTCGGGGCGATCAGGAAGAAGCCGGCGGTGATAGAAACGCCCCAGGGCGATCTGATCGGTATCCGCAGCATGATGTTCGTCTCCCATTCCTACGACCATCGCGTGGTGGACGGCTCGCTGGGCGGTTTATTCCTCAAACGCGTAAACGATTACCTCGAAAACTTCGACATTACCCGAACGATTAGCTGATGTTGAGATTAACCCTGGACATGGACGACGTGCTGGCGAACACCCACGAAAAACTCGTCGAGATTGTCCTCACCGACTTTTCGACCACCTTGCACCGGGAGGACTTCAAGACGAAAGGGTTAAGGGAACTGCTGCATCCGAAGCAACTTTCGAAGCTGCACAGGATAATGGATTCGCCGGGCTTTTTTGCCGACATCGAGGTAAAGGAAGGTGCTATCGAAACGGTCTACCAGCTTTCAAAATACTACGAACTTTTTGTGGCAACCGCCTGCATGGAGTTCCCTAACTCGTTTCGGGATAAATTTGACTGGTTGAAGCGGCATTTCCCGTTCATTCCGTGGACCAACGTGGTTTTCTGCGGGTATAAAAGCATTGTACAATCGGATTACCTGATCGACGACCACGTGCGTAACCTGGCTGCCTTCAAAGGTAAAGGCATTCTTTTTTCATCCCCGCATAACCTTCGTGAAACCGCCTATAAACGCGTTTCGAGCTGGAAGGAAGTGTCGGAATTATTTTTGCATAGCGTATGAAACTGTTACTGATAGAGGACGAGCCCAAAACGTTGCAGTCGATACGGCAGGGGCTGGAAGAGAACGGATACGAGGTAGACATTGCCTACGACGGCCTCATTGGCAAGCAGCTGGCACGCAGCAATGTGTACCAGCTGATTATCAGCGACATTATCATACCCGGTATCAATGGTATCGAGCTTTGCCGAGAAATCCGCAGTTGGGGCGATGAAACGCCCATATTAATGCTCACCGCACTGGGAACGACCGACGACAAGGTAACCGGCCTCGATGCCGGTGCGGACGACTACCTGGTCAAGCCATTTGAATTCAAGGAACTCCTGGCACGCGTACGTGCGCTCACGAAGCGCGGATCGACCGTTTCGCACACAGCGCAGGTTCTGCGCTTCGCCGACTTGGAGGTTTCGCTCGATGCGAAAACCGTTTATCGTTCAGGCAACAAGATCAATCTCACGGCGCGGGAATTCAACCTGCTGGTTTATCTGATCCGTAACCAGGGAAGGGTTATTTCGAAGGTCGAAATCGCCGAGCAGGTATGGGATATCGGATTTGATACCGGTACGAATGTTATTGAAGTATATGTAAATTATCTTCGTAAAAAAATTGACAAAGATTACCCGGTCAAACTCATCCACACGCAGTTTGGAATGGGCTATGTGCTTAAAGTAGAATAAGTTATGCAAATCCGCACCCGACTTACGGTTCAGTTCTCCTTGCTGGTAAGCGGTATTTTGCTGATCACCTTTCTCGCCGTCTACTTTTTTACGTATTACAATGTAACGGAGGACTTTTACGACCGCCTTCGCTCGAAGGCCAAGTCGCAGGCCGAGCTTTTGCTGAAAGTGCAGGTACCGCTTATCAACGCCGAGGTCCTGAAAGCCCTGGACGAAACCAACCGGGACCTGATTTATGATGAGAACATCTTCATTTTCGACGAGAAGAACCGCCTCATTTACAGCAACTCTACTACCCCCCCAACTGAAAGCATTGCACGTCTCGAACTACTGGCTGGATGAGATCCGCAAGGCCGGGCAGATCCGTTACGACGACGGCGATTACAAAGTGGTAGGCCTTTATTATAAATATCCCTTCAATAAAGCCGTGGTAATGCTTGGTGCGAAAGACTTGTACGGACAAGCAAACCTTTCGAACCTAAAAACCCTGCTGACCGTCCTCTATTTTATCGTGACATTCGTGGTGGCGATTGTAGGCTGGATATTCTCGAAACGCGCCTTACGCCCGATTTCCAAGGTAATGAATGCCGTGGAGGGTATATTGCCCCAAAATCTCGACACCAGGCTGAATGTGCCTAACCAAAAGGACGAAATCGGCCGTCTGACTGTGACCTTCAACAAGCTGCTCGACCGTATCGAGACGGCCTTTCAAATGCAGAAAATATTCGTTGCCAATGTTTCGCACGAGCTGAAAAACCCGCTCACGAAAATCAAATCGCAACTGGAAGTGAGTATGCTCAAAGAGCGGAACCCACAGGAGTATCAGATGACGATCCGCTCGGTGCTCGAAGACATTCAGGAGCTTGGCCAGCTTTCGAACACCCTGCTGGAACTCGCCAAAGTGAGCGAAGACCAGCGCGACCTGCTTACGGAGGTCATCCGTGTAGACGACCTGCTGCTCGATTGCCGGATGAACCTGGCCGAAGCGAATCCGGCCTACAATATCCAGCTGAACTTCGACGAGCTCCCCGAAGACGACACCTGGCTCGAAATCACCGGCAACTCCACACTCCTTAAAACCGCTTTCCTGAACCTGATGGACAACGCTTGCAAGTTCTCCGACGACAACACCGTGAACGTGTGCCTGCATCCGTCGCGCGGGCAGCTCGGGCTGACATTTTCGGATAACGGCAAGGGTATTCCGGAGAAGGACAAGAGCCTCGTTTTTCAGCCATTTTACCGCAGCGACAATACCGCGAGCATTAAAGGCTATGGCATCGGCCTGTCGCTGGTGGAGCGGATCGTGAAGTTGCATAACGGCAGCGTCAGCATTCAATCGAACGTCCCGAAAGGCACCACATTTCGCCTGACTTTTTTGCGCCTCTAAGCAAATTCTAACTTATTATTAACGCCTTTCTAAGTATTGTTGATCTTATTTGTAATGTCGACAGGGCGAAAACATCGCCGGTCGCAAATTCAAAGGATTTCATTTTTTGTGGTGTTAATAAGCAAATTTGGCAGGTGTCTCTCACGCCTGCCAATTTTTTTGTCATGGTCGGAATGTCAAGGATTGTCATTGGTAGTCAAGTGTGGTCATTGGTAGTCAGGTGTGGTCAAGTGTTAGCATTGGTAGTCAGGTATAATCAAGTGTTGTCATTAGTAGTCAGGCGTAGTCGAGGACTGTAATTGGTAGACTGAGAGCAAAAAAAGGAGGAGAAAATGATCGACTGACCAATTTCTCCTCCTCCCTATCAAGAACTATTTCAGACTACACTTGACTATCCACGACCACACCTGACAATCCACGACACCGTCCAGCCGATCAGAACATCATGCATCAGTGCTTCTTTCGAATCTCGATAATCTTCAACTTATTCAGCAGCTTGATCACCGGGTAAGTCGGGTCGATTTCGAACCATTTCGAACCAAAGTTGATTGAATTAGGCCGTTTGTGGTGATTGTTCTGGAAGAGCTCTCCCATCATCAGGAAATCGAAGATCAGCGAGTTCTTGGATTCGTCCTGGTTATCGAAATTCTGGTAGCCATATTTGTGCCCGCTCCAGTTCACGATCGCGCCGTGGATCGGACCCATCAGGAAATGGATCGGCAGCAGGAAAAAGAACGCCCAGTGCATATCCAGGTAAATGTACGCCAGCACGTAGAATGCGAGGTAAAGAAGCCCCCAGCCTATTCTCGAAATCCAGGAATCACCCAGCTTTTCCACAAAATTCCACTCGGGATAGTTACGCTCGAAACGCGTTTCGATGGCCCGTTTGCGATTCAAAACGGCATTGTAAATGTTTTTGGTTTCCCACATCATGGTAAATACATTTTTGGTATGATGCGGAGAATGCGGGTCTTTTTCGGTATCGCTGAACGCATGATGCATGCGGTGCAGGATCGCATATGCCCGTGGGCTTAAATAGGAAGAACCTTGTGAAAGATAGGTGAGCAGATAGAAGAACCGTTCCCACGGCTTGCTCATTATGAACATTTTATGAGCGGAATAGCGGTGCAGGAAAAAGGTTTGACAGAATAATGACAAATACCAATGTACAACAAATACAATCAGAACTATATACATGGAACGGTAGAAAATTTTAATATGCTAAACTTTGTACAAAAGTAAGTGCCAAAGGTTAGAAAACCGAAATTTCCCAAACTAAATTTGGAATATAGCCATAGCCTCGTTTAGGCCCTCGACTTCTGCGGCTATTCGATCATAAAGGCGTAACTCAGCAGGTTGGCGCCCATTTGCAATGCCTTGCGGCGCATTTCCTCAGGGTCGTTATACACACTCTGGTCCTCCCAACCATTTCCGAGGTCGGTTTCGTAGCTGTAAAAGCATATCAACCGCCCCTGCCATATCAATCCGAAGCCCTGCGGCTGCTTACCGTCATGTTCGTGGACTTTCGGCAAACCGTCGGGGAAGTTATATTTCATATGGTAAATCTGATGATCGTAAGGAAGTTCGACGAACGAGAGTTCGGGAAAAACCTTTTTCATTTCGCGGCGGATAAACTGGTCGAGGCCGTAGTTGTCGTCCACATGCAAAAAGCCTCCGGAAAGCAGGTAATTCCGCAGGTTCTGTGCTTCCGCTTCGGAAAAAACCACATTTCCATGGCCCGTCATGTGCACGAACGGGTAGGCGAAAATATCCGGGCTGCCCACTTCCACTACATCCTCCACCGGATTGATGTTCATTTTAAGCTCCGCATTGCAGAACTTGATCAGGTTCGGCAGCGAGGTCTTGTTGGCATACCAATCCCCTCCCCCGCCGTATTTCAACTTGGCGATCTTCAACGACGATTGCCCGAACGAGGCCAGGGACGCGCAGAGGAATAGGGCGAGAACGGCGAGGTGGACTTTCATGAGTGAATGATTGAATGAGTGAATGAGTGAATGAGTGGCTGATCGATTAATTTCAAATGATTAAAGTGGAAAACTAACGAATGACCAGAATTCACTTACACAGTTTTTGAGATAGTGTCATTCGGTCATTCGGTCATTCGGTCATTGCAAAACCTGCGCCAGGTTAATGGCGTGGCATCCTGCTATGGCGGCGGTTTCGGTTCTGAGGCGTGTGGGGCCTAAGGACACGGTTTGGAAACCGTTTTCCAGCGCCACTTCCACTTCCCTTGGACTGAAATCCCCCCTCAGGGCCGATCAGCAATGTCGTATCATTTCCCTTTTTTATTTTGCTAAAAACGTGTTCCACCGTATTTTGTTCCGGAACGTACGCAATCAGTCGGACGGCGTCGCCCACATTTTTAATAAACGGCTCATACTTGTTATTTACTGTAAT harbors:
- a CDS encoding DUF4159 domain-containing protein; translation: MKVHLAVLALFLCASLASFGQSSLKIAKLKYGGGGDWYANKTSLPNLIKFCNAELKMNINPVEDVVEVGSPDIFAYPFVHMTGHGNVVFSEAEAQNLRNYLLSGGFLHVDDNYGLDQFIRREMKKVFPELSFVELPYDHQIYHMKYNFPDGLPKVHEHDGKQPQGFGLIWQGRLICFYSYETDLGNGWEDQSVYNDPEEMRRKALQMGANLLSYAFMIE
- a CDS encoding 16S rRNA (uracil(1498)-N(3))-methyltransferase, which translates into the protein MEVALENGFQTVSLGPTRLRTETAAIAGCHAINLAQVLQ